The Candidatus Thermoplasmatota archaeon nucleotide sequence GAAAAAGCTCATAAAGAATACTAACAAAATTTTATGCATAGTAATAAGTTTGACTCTTGTACTCATTGCTTTGAGTAGCAGTGCTAATGCAGACAGAGGAATGGTTAGTCTGCAGGGCATTTCTGTGTATGAGCCAGGTCAAAAGGCAATTATTGCTTGGAATGGCAGCGAGGAAATCCTTATCCTTTCTACAGATGTACATAGCGAAAGCAACACATCAGTATTAGAAATACTGCCTCTGCCTTCTATGCCTAATGTAACGCTTGGAAATTTTAGCTCGTTCTACAAAATCCAAGAACTAATCTGGTATCATAGCTATTATAAGAGTGTGGAGGACCGAAATTATTATTTAGCGGCGGCAGCACTTGGAAATGAGAGTGTGGAAGTTGTGTTCCAGCAAAAGGTCGGCCTTCACAATATTACAATCGTTCATATAAAATCAAATGCAGAATACGCTGCTTGGATTGATAACTTTCTCATTGAGAAGAACGTAAGTAATGATGTTTTACCAGCACCATTAAACGCCTTAATCGCTGAGTATCTCAACTTAGGTATATCATACTTTGTGTTTGACGAGCTAGAGTTAACCCCTGCTATACGGAGTATCGAGCCGATTATATATCGATTTTCTACAACCTGTCTCTATTATCCACTTCGTATCTCGTCCATTGTTGAGGGTAACACTACAGTTACTTTATTCTGCATAACAGACCAAATTATAGATTGGAGCTCAGTGGAAAATTTAGGGTTTAACAGAAAAATCGAATTTGATTTGAACAAGACAGAACTTTTAGAGATTGAGCCGAAGATTGGCGAGATGTTCGGTAGTCGTGCTAGACTTTACGTATGTGAATGCTCAGTAGCGCTCCAAACATTAATCAGCGATATTAGAGCAACTGCTTTCACTATTGTCATTCAGCCAACGCATCCTCAAAATATACTTCAATCACCTCTCGCTATAGCTACTTTTCTTACAGCTACTGCGATACTTTTAGGACTGTTTTTCAGTGCAACAGAGCTCGGCAAATATAAATTATTCGCTTTTCTTATAGTACCTCTATTCACTAAACTAAAAAAAGAGGCTATTTTAGATCATTATACGAGGGGCAGAATACATGGCTTCATAGAAGCGAATCCGGGAGCGCATTTCAATTTAATCAAGCGCACTTTGGGCTTGAATAATGGTACATTATCATATCATTTGAGAGTTCTAGAAAAGAGCGGGTTAATAAAACACAGTAATGACGGATTTAAAGAAAGATTCTATCCTATCTACGCAGAAATACCGACAGTACCTTATCTTTCAAGCACAGAAGAAGCTATTCTTGAAGTGATAAAAGCTACGCCTGGAATAACTCAAAAAGAACTAAAATCGAAACTCAATTTAAGTCAGCCTTTACTGAGCTATTACACTACAAAACTTGCAGAGCTAGAGCTTTTAGAGCAGGTAAGAGAAGGCAAAGAGATAAAATATTATTTGAAAGAGAAAGTTGGGGAAGGTAATAGAGAAGAAAACTAAACTCAGTAGCCTAACTCCAAGGCAGTAAAAGAAACTTTTCGGCAGGAGCTCAACTGCTACAGCTTCCCAACCCATTTCTCTGCAGGAGTTATTAACAGAATCCAAGCAGGAATAAACAAAATCTTTTTATTGTCAA carries:
- a CDS encoding DUF2330 domain-containing protein — encoded protein: MESVPKKLIKNTNKILCIVISLTLVLIALSSSANADRGMVSLQGISVYEPGQKAIIAWNGSEEILILSTDVHSESNTSVLEILPLPSMPNVTLGNFSSFYKIQELIWYHSYYKSVEDRNYYLAAAALGNESVEVVFQQKVGLHNITIVHIKSNAEYAAWIDNFLIEKNVSNDVLPAPLNALIAEYLNLGISYFVFDELELTPAIRSIEPIIYRFSTTCLYYPLRISSIVEGNTTVTLFCITDQIIDWSSVENLGFNRKIEFDLNKTELLEIEPKIGEMFGSRARLYVCECSVALQTLISDIRATAFTIVIQPTHPQNILQSPLAIATFLTATAILLGLFFSATELGKYKLFAFLIVPLFTKLKKEAILDHYTRGRIHGFIEANPGAHFNLIKRTLGLNNGTLSYHLRVLEKSGLIKHSNDGFKERFYPIYAEIPTVPYLSSTEEAILEVIKATPGITQKELKSKLNLSQPLLSYYTTKLAELELLEQVREGKEIKYYLKEKVGEGNREEN